The Sesamum indicum cultivar Zhongzhi No. 13 linkage group LG6, S_indicum_v1.0, whole genome shotgun sequence genome has a segment encoding these proteins:
- the LOC105164533 gene encoding chaperone protein ClpB4, mitochondrial, whose product MATSRTSSAARLSRSVASALRAPRTGSPAPPIPEHYAAGQSIRSAAAAFLAPPRPIVTANECGFFAVIPNKLSTSCLSRMASGPGVARSYSASAPSGQISNSEFTEMAWDGVVGAVDAARDSKHQVVETEHLMKALLEQKDGLARRIFTKAGVDNTSLLQITDNFISQQPKVSGDTSGPIVGSHFSSLLENARKFKKEMGDSFLSVEHLVLAFPLDKRFGQQLFKNLQLSEKALKDAVQAVRGSQRVTDQNPEGKYEALEKFGNDLTELARRGKLDPVIGRDDEIRRCIQILSRRTKNNPVIIGEPGVGKTAIAEGLAQRIVRGDVPEPLLNRKLISLDMGSLLAGAKYRGDFEERLKAVLKEVTASNGQIILFIDEIHTVVGAGATGGAMDAGNLLKPMLGRGELRCIGATTLNEYRKYIEKDPALERRFQQVFCGQPSVEDTISILRGLRERYELHHGVKISDNALVSAAILSDRYITERFLPDKAIDLVDEAAAKLKMEITSKPTELDEIDRAVLKLEMEKLSLKNDTAKASKDRLVKLEHDLGALKQKQQELNEQWENEKILMNRVRSIKEEIDRVNLEMEAAEREYNLNRAAELKYGTLMSLQRQLEEAEKSLADYRKSGKSLLREEVTDLDIAEIVSRWTGIPLSNLQQTEREKLVLLEQVLHRRVVGQDMAVKSVADAIRRSRAGLSDPNRPIASFMFMGPTGVGKTELAKALAGYLFNTENALVRIDMSEYMEKHAVSRLVGAPPGYIGYEEGGQLTEVVRRRPYSVVLFDEIEKAHHDVFNILLQLLDDGRITDSQGRTVSFTNTVLIMTSNIGSHYILETLRNTQDSKDAVYDVMKRQVVEIARQTFRPEFMNRIDEYIVFQPLDSKQIRKIVEIQLNRVKDRLKQKNINICYTEEAIKLLAALGFDPNFGARPVKRVIQQMVENEIAMGILRGDIKDEDTIILDHIPNAGDVPSQNRLCIRKMENSAMDAMAAND is encoded by the exons ATGGCAACTTCTAGAACCTCATCAGCCGCGCGGCTAAGCAGGTCGGTGGCCTCAGCACTCAGGGCGCCGCGCACTGGCTCTCCAGCTCCCCCAATCCCTGAACACTACGCTGCTGGCCAGTCTATCCGCTCCGCCGCGGCTGCTTTTCTCGCCCCTCCTCGCCCGATTGTGACTGCTAATGAGTGTGGATTCTTTGCCGTGATCCCTAATAAATTGTCTACATCATGCCTCAGCCGCATGGCGTCGGGCCCCGGCGTCGCCCGCTCTTACTCTGCCTCTGCTCCCAGCGGCCAG ATTAGTAACTCAGAGTTCACTGAGATGGCATGGGACGGGGTTGTAGGAGCTGTGGATGCAGCAAGAGATAGCAAACATCAAGTGGTTGAAACCGAGCATCTAATGAAAGCCCTTCTGGAACAAAAGGATGGGCTGGCAAGAAGAATATTCACCAAGGCTGGGGTTGACAACACATCACTTCTGCAAATTACCGATAACTTCATATCTCAACAACCAAAG GTTTCAGGAGACACAAGTGGACCTATTGTGGGCTCTCATTTTAGTTCTCTGTTGGAGAATGCACGGaagtttaaaaaagaaatgggtGATTCATTTCTGTCTGTTGAGCATCTAGTGTTAGCGTTTCCCTTGGATAAGAGATTTGGTCAACAACTGTTCAAAAATCTTCAACTTAGTGAGAAGGCATTGAAGGATGCGGTTCAAGCTGTTCGCGGTAGTCAAAGAGTAACTGATCAAA ATCCAGAAGGCAAATATGAGGCACTTGAGAAGTTTGGGAATGACTTAACTGAACTTGCAAGACGTGGAAAACTTGACCCCGTTATAGGACGGGATGATGAAATACGGCGatgtattcaaattttatcgcGCAGGACAAAGAACAACCCTGTTATAATTGGGGAACCTGGAGTTGGAAAAACTGCAATTGCTGAAGG GTTAGCTCAAAGGATTGTCCGTGGAGATGTTCCAGAGCCTTTGCTGAATCGAAAG TTGATCTCGTTGGACATGGGTTCTTTGCTTGCTGGTGCAAAGTATCGAGGAGATTTTGAGGAACGGTTAAAAGCTGTATTGAAGGAAGTCACTGCTTCAAATGGGCagatcatattatttattgatgaaattcaCACAGTAGTTGGTGCAG GGGCTACTGGAGGTGCAATGGATGCTGGAAATTTGTTGAAACCCATGCTTGGGCGAGGGGAACTCAGATGCATTGGAGCCACCACACTGAATGAATACAGGAAGTATATTGAGAAGGACCCTGCTTTAGAACGTAGATTTCAACAAGTATTTTGTGGACAGCCATCTGTAGAAGACACAATTTCCATTTTGCGTGGACTGCGTGAACGCTATGAGCTTCACCATGGGGTGAAAATATCAGACAACGCTCTGGTTTCAGCAGCAATTCTTTCAGATAGATATATTACAGAGCGTTTTCTTCCTGACAAAG CGATTGACCTTGTCGATGAAGCTGctgcaaaattgaaaatggagATCACATCCAAGCCTACAGAGTTGGATGAGATAGACAGGGCAGTGCTTAAGTTAGAGATGGAGAAGCTATCTCTGAAAAATGACACAGCCAAAGCCTCCAAAGATCGGCTGGTCAAGCTGGAACATGATTTAGGAGCTCTCAAACAAAAGCAACAGGAGTTAAATGAGCAGTgggaaaatgagaaaattctCATGAACCGAGTTCGATCAATTAAAGAAGAG ATTGACAGAGTTAACCTGGAGATGGAAGCTGCAGAGCGTGAGTACAACCTTAATCGCGCTGCTGAACTCAAATATGGTACATTAATGTCACTCCAGCGCCAGCTTGAAGAAGCCGAGAAGAGCCTTGCCGATTATCGTAAATCTGGAAAGTCATTACTAAGGGAGGAAGTTACAGATCTTGATATTGCTGAAATAGTAAGCAGATGGACAGGCATACCACTATCTAATCTCCAGCAAACTGAAAGAGAGAAGCTTGTCTTGTTAGAGCAGGTCCTCCACAGAAGGGTTGTTGGTCAGGACATGGCCGTCAAGTCTGTAGCTGATGCAATACGACGTTCAAGGGCAGGCCTTTCTGACCCAAATCGGCCTATTGCAAGCTTCATGTTCATGGGGCCTACAGGTGTTGGTAAAACTGAGCTCGCTAAAGCTCTTGCCGGGTACCTTTTCAACACTGAAAATGCACTTGTACGCATTGATATGAGTGAGTACATGGAAAAGCATGCAGTTTCACGATTGGTTGGAGCACCACCGGGCTATATTGGATATGAAGAGGGTGGACAGCTAACAGAAGTAGTCCGCCGAAGGCCGTACTCGGTTgttttgtttgatgaaattgagaaggCGCATCATGATGTATTCAACATCCTTTTGCAGCTGTTGGATGATGGAAGAATTACTGACTCTCAAGGACGGACAGTCAGTTTCACCAATACTGTTCTGATTATGACATCAAACATTGGATCTCATTATATCCTTGAAACTCTGAGAAATACACAAGATAGCAAGGATGCTGTTTATGATGTAATGAAAAGGCAGGTAGTTGAGATAGCAAGACAAACTTTCCGACCAGAGTTCATGAATAGGATCGATGAATACATTGTTTTCCAGCCCCTGGACTCCAAACAAATCCGTAAAATTGTTGAAATCCAG CTGAATCGTGTTAAAGACAGACTTAAACAGAAGAATATTAACATCTGCTACACAGAGGAAGCTATTAAACTCCTGGCAGCATTAGGCTTTGACCCAAACTTTGGAGCAAGGCCTGTGAAGCGGGTCATACAGCAGATGGTTGAGAATGAGATTGCAATGGGCATCTTAAGAGGAGATATTAAGGATGAAGATACTATAATCCTTGATCACATCCCAAATGCTGGAGATGTCCCATCCCAAAATAGATTGTGCATTAGGAAAATGGAAAACTCAGCCATGGATGCCATGGCTGCAAATGACTAA
- the LOC105165022 gene encoding LOW QUALITY PROTEIN: leucine-rich repeat-containing protein 40-like (The sequence of the model RefSeq protein was modified relative to this genomic sequence to represent the inferred CDS: inserted 2 bases in 2 codons) — MTVLSSKKILQEKNANDADSITSLTLTHKISDVSCLSEFKNFERLDLGFNNLTSLEGLKSCMNLKWLSVVQNKLKSLKGIEGLTKLTVLNAGKNKLKSMDEVKSLASLHTLILNDNEISSVCKLDLMKELNTLVLSRNPISSLGDSLVKLKSITKLSLSNCQLQTVDSSLKSCLELKELRLAHNEIMIILVGLDFXVKLQNLDMGNNLITNRSNIKVLSSLVNLRNLDLKENPIAEKENLLKKVKKLMPNLXMFNAKPIDKIVGKEMHEKVDDFSNNVDNKLTLGMLGIWKEEESVKLGDVPTSMIMAPAAAVLPQSQLAKDEDGLFVFDAG, encoded by the exons ATGACAGTGCTCAGCTCGAAGAAAATCTTGcaagagaaaaatgcaaacgACGCCGACTCCATAACCTCTCTAACCCTTACTCACAAAATCTCTGATGTTTCATGCTTGAGcgaattcaagaattttgaaaGGCTGGACCTGGGCTTCAATAATTTGACTTCACTTGAGGGTTTGAAGTCATGTATGAATTTGAAGTGGCTATCAGTTGTGCAAAACAAACTTAAGAGCTTGAAAGGTATCGAAGGCCTCACTAAACTCACTGTATTAAATGCTGGAAAAAACAAGCTTAAATCAATGGATGAGGTCAAATCTCTTGCAAGCTTGCatacattaattttgaatGACAATGAGATCAGTTCAGTTTGCAAGCTTGATCTGATGAAAGAGTTGAACACTCTAGTTCTTTCCAGGAATCCTATCAGTTCACTTGGTGACTCTTTGGTCAAACTGAAATCAATCACCAAACTCTCCCTTTCTAACTGCCAACTGCAAACGGTTGATTCATCCCTGAAATCCTGCCTAGAGTTAAAAGAGCTTCGCCTAGCACATAATGAGATCATGATTATTCTAGTGGGTTTGGACT TAGTGAAACTTCAGAATCTAGACATGGGAAACAACTTGATTACCAACAGGTCCAATATCAAGGTGCTCTCATCATTAGTTAATTTGAGGAATTTGGATTTAAAAGAGAACCCCATTGCCGAAAAGGAAAATTTACtgaagaaagtgaaaaaactaATGCCAAATT ACATGTTTAATGCCAAACCAATTGACAAAATTGTTGGAAAAGAAATGCATGAAAAAGTTGATGACTTCTCTAATAACGTAGATAATAAGTTGACTCTTGGAA TGCTGGGGATCTGGAAAGAAGAGGAAAGTGTTAAGCTTGGAGATGTTCCTACATCAATGATAATGGctcctgctgctgctgttCTTCCACAAAGTCAGCTTGCTAAAGATGAAGATGGCTTATTTGTGTTTGATGCTGGATAG